The Candidatus Zixiibacteriota bacterium genome includes a window with the following:
- a CDS encoding tail fiber domain-containing protein: protein MYKKCAFIAVLLVLMAAPIMAQDQLVSYQGLLTGSDGNPVSDSYYQLTFAIYDDSTAGTQLWSEIRPSVFTSGGTFHVMLGSITPLDASIFESSDLFLQITVGTDSPIQPRTRLCSVPKAAMASRVDGDIKTGEGYTDFKDSDGSTAVTIGTEEKGGTRYLTMYNPNAEYQTQTLVKLQSAIEGGSMEFFPAGDYGTDPTIRMGIEPVPWRSTLSFFDPTSEFSGLSLATMGVEPSPFHDVFFRMSKPSMTAPYDLLQMRAYDSTGQWQSDFTLMSSNVSNMPVIKMGVEPSPFKGSITLFNQRDGGYSGPVVEMSTNTLGGAGIRMFDPQPEPPGVAFEVITDYSSKGDKVTMNLTDNDTDIQTTLTPGLVRVGSSASTYHAHAELATDLNVATFYLQGISTFAPGQAISMEASETEAKVGIGTFTPSEALHVVGNICYTGTIGACSDGRYKEAVEDLTGALDKVTDLRGVNYRWKTEDYPEKHFDNEEHVGFIAQEVQQVVPEIVQEHADGTLSVDYGRLTPLLVEAIKELRQENKDLKARIEQLEKR from the coding sequence ATGTACAAGAAGTGTGCCTTCATTGCGGTCTTGCTAGTGCTCATGGCCGCCCCCATCATGGCTCAGGATCAACTTGTTAGTTACCAGGGCTTGTTGACCGGATCGGATGGTAATCCGGTATCTGACAGCTACTATCAACTGACCTTCGCCATCTACGATGATTCTACCGCGGGCACTCAGTTGTGGAGCGAGATCCGTCCATCCGTTTTCACCTCAGGCGGGACTTTTCATGTAATGCTGGGCAGTATCACTCCGCTGGATGCCTCAATTTTCGAGTCGAGTGATCTCTTCTTACAAATCACGGTCGGAACCGACAGCCCGATCCAGCCTCGCACAAGACTGTGTTCGGTACCGAAAGCGGCCATGGCCAGTCGAGTCGACGGTGATATCAAAACGGGTGAAGGCTATACGGATTTCAAGGATAGTGACGGCAGTACGGCGGTTACTATCGGCACCGAGGAAAAGGGAGGCACGCGGTACCTGACGATGTACAACCCAAACGCCGAGTACCAAACTCAAACTCTGGTCAAGCTGCAGTCAGCTATCGAAGGCGGTTCAATGGAGTTCTTTCCAGCCGGTGACTACGGCACCGATCCAACCATCCGTATGGGGATAGAACCGGTACCCTGGCGAAGCACTTTGAGCTTTTTTGATCCGACCAGCGAATTCTCTGGTTTATCGCTGGCGACTATGGGAGTGGAACCGTCGCCGTTTCACGATGTCTTCTTCCGTATGTCCAAGCCGAGCATGACGGCCCCATATGATCTGCTACAGATGCGTGCGTATGATTCCACGGGTCAGTGGCAGTCGGATTTCACCCTAATGTCTTCTAATGTGTCAAACATGCCGGTCATAAAAATGGGAGTCGAGCCCAGTCCGTTCAAAGGGAGCATCACGTTGTTCAACCAGCGGGATGGTGGATATAGCGGTCCTGTTGTAGAGATGTCCACAAATACCTTGGGTGGAGCCGGCATCCGTATGTTCGATCCGCAGCCGGAACCGCCGGGTGTGGCTTTCGAGGTTATCACCGACTACTCCAGCAAGGGCGACAAGGTCACCATGAATCTGACCGACAACGACACTGATATCCAAACCACATTGACACCCGGTCTGGTCCGAGTCGGCAGCAGTGCGAGTACCTATCATGCCCATGCTGAGCTTGCGACCGACCTGAACGTCGCCACCTTCTATCTGCAGGGGATATCCACATTTGCGCCCGGTCAGGCCATCAGCATGGAAGCAAGCGAGACTGAGGCAAAGGTGGGGATCGGCACGTTCACGCCCTCCGAAGCCCTTCACGTCGTGGGCAATATCTGTTACACCGGGACGATCGGCGCTTGCTCCGACGGACGCTATAAGGAAGCTGTCGAGGATCTGACCGGAGCGCTCGACAAGGTGACCGATCTGCGCGGAGTGAATTACCGCTGGAAAACCGAGGACTATCCTGAGAAACACTTTGACAACGAAGAGCATGTCGGATTCATCGCCCAGGAAGTTCAGCAGGTAGTTCCGGAGATAGTGCAGGAGCACGCCGACGGCACCCTGTCGGTTGACTACGGTCGTCTAACGCCGCTGCTCGTCGAAGCGATCAAGGAATTGCGCCAGGAGAATAAGGACCTCAAGGCGAGGATAGAGCAGCTCGAAAAACGGTAG
- the tadA gene encoding tRNA adenosine(34) deaminase TadA, which translates to MFERLYIPRMIENDYEQYMDQAIRQAEYAFELDEVPVGALVVHENRIIGRGHNQTESFHDATAHAEMIALTAAYEHLGDWRLEGCILISTLEPCPMCAGAAMLSRIEKIIYGAKDPKFGACGSVIDIPGQNRFNHHIEVIGGVRAEQVAIMMKSFFQQVRTGKERIN; encoded by the coding sequence ATGTTCGAACGCCTCTATATTCCTCGCATGATCGAAAACGACTATGAACAATACATGGATCAGGCGATACGCCAGGCGGAATACGCTTTCGAACTGGACGAGGTGCCGGTCGGAGCCCTGGTCGTGCACGAGAACCGCATTATCGGTCGCGGTCACAACCAGACCGAGAGCTTTCACGATGCCACCGCCCATGCCGAGATGATTGCCCTGACCGCCGCCTACGAACACCTCGGCGACTGGCGACTGGAGGGATGTATCCTCATTTCGACTCTCGAACCCTGTCCCATGTGTGCCGGGGCCGCCATGCTGTCTCGTATTGAAAAAATCATTTACGGAGCCAAGGATCCCAAGTTCGGAGCCTGCGGCTCGGTTATCGACATCCCTGGTCAAAACCGCTTCAATCATCACATCGAAGTGATAGGCGGTGTCCGGGCTGAACAAGTCGCCATCATGATGAAATCGTTTTTCCAGCAGGTTCGCACCGGAAAGGAGCGGATAAATTGA
- a CDS encoding OmpA family protein — protein sequence MLRRIIALVGLIMLGAAALSAAETGTAPDGDSLNCITATYGKDSTDSIYGEIEGVKDVSALNEWFDKEFLQLVREYYKKETGYRVIPLASCRTVRPRSSTNMVRWNIGAEYHMPLNTMNGSFAVFSQDFGKVQLFGKLFYGAGMGNIIGLDSADNEVSGNYGINGELAVRTDSYLFTPLFGLTYVWVDPENGSDGQGNYLYAGNRFFFTKARALSFDARVGTAFWRGMDDNQPPDWFVSGGITLHRDVDLTKIGKPLLAPVEVGLFGDISLETISSKVLVPFRLRKGLSLAPFALYGIETGSNDYSAVYGLGAELRLFGDIPDRSLNPYIGFQQNWLHDFPGDGEGSSAYFGARLYLNDIIAIDGNFGPVFWKETTQEDKDLKDWIGRVGITVAFGKIRETRDLKGSVMVRHGGWGANRIDENKLEHLEQRDVDEYDGEIRLFALEEPDTTCVCPINKREGDLTDLKFFTTGFDLELVMDPFNRKFNLLDHKEKTDEDVFIAVLFNKHNTMVDRLNEKNTFFHFFDLITCQYFGYRWDANHSRQPDYRGYDPALGATELCDSSDALHDQPFLGNWSEFVRPMQWLDRETLLEFIKGAAIEDRLLKFFEEDRLGPNWKNAEAPTPEQLTEYVQKNYRIGYVKYPMETLKKMKACRLSCDLASAVLVATDIDGDGLWVTAGKANWATTNPKPAALDDSVVVLFDRADDFYFSNHVRVEGLFSEDVVIDSFPECGFDIPDFAILDTLVIPYLRQHPEQHVSIYGYADGTGMSRECQEKDSSRYEGDNQDLLSEDRANAVMTYLTAAGIPADRIDVVGAGVKMPYRLYEPRDRCVILRFSL from the coding sequence TTGTTAAGACGTATAATTGCTCTTGTAGGTCTTATCATGCTAGGCGCTGCCGCTTTGTCGGCAGCAGAGACTGGAACGGCGCCTGACGGTGATTCGCTGAATTGTATCACAGCTACTTACGGCAAAGACAGCACCGACAGCATCTATGGAGAAATTGAGGGAGTCAAAGATGTCTCCGCTCTCAATGAATGGTTCGACAAAGAATTCCTGCAGTTGGTGCGGGAATACTACAAGAAGGAGACAGGGTATCGCGTAATTCCTTTGGCGTCATGTCGCACCGTTCGTCCCCGCAGTTCAACCAACATGGTCCGCTGGAACATCGGGGCTGAGTATCATATGCCGCTCAACACTATGAACGGCAGCTTTGCAGTTTTTTCGCAGGATTTCGGCAAGGTGCAACTTTTCGGCAAGCTGTTCTACGGCGCCGGCATGGGTAATATCATCGGACTGGATTCGGCCGACAACGAAGTGTCCGGCAACTACGGTATCAACGGTGAATTGGCCGTGCGCACTGATTCTTATCTTTTTACGCCGCTGTTCGGACTCACTTATGTCTGGGTCGATCCGGAAAACGGCTCCGACGGACAGGGTAACTATCTGTACGCGGGGAACCGGTTCTTTTTCACGAAGGCGCGGGCGCTGAGTTTCGACGCTCGGGTCGGTACGGCGTTTTGGCGTGGCATGGACGACAACCAACCACCCGACTGGTTCGTGAGCGGGGGAATAACTTTACACCGCGATGTGGACCTGACCAAGATCGGCAAGCCTCTCCTGGCGCCGGTGGAAGTGGGATTGTTCGGAGATATTTCGCTCGAAACGATCAGCAGCAAGGTGCTGGTACCGTTCCGCTTGCGCAAGGGGCTGTCGCTGGCCCCGTTCGCTCTCTACGGCATAGAGACCGGCTCCAACGACTATTCGGCAGTGTACGGTCTCGGAGCGGAACTGCGGTTGTTCGGAGATATTCCGGATCGCTCGTTGAATCCGTACATCGGTTTTCAGCAGAACTGGCTGCACGATTTCCCCGGTGACGGTGAAGGGTCGTCGGCTTATTTCGGTGCTCGTCTTTATCTCAACGATATCATTGCAATCGATGGTAATTTCGGTCCAGTGTTCTGGAAGGAGACAACGCAGGAGGATAAAGACCTTAAGGACTGGATCGGACGAGTCGGTATTACGGTGGCGTTTGGCAAAATTCGTGAGACACGCGACCTCAAGGGCAGCGTGATGGTCAGACACGGAGGTTGGGGCGCCAACAGAATCGATGAAAACAAACTGGAGCATCTCGAACAAAGAGACGTCGACGAATACGACGGTGAGATTCGTTTGTTCGCTTTAGAAGAACCGGATACGACATGCGTTTGCCCTATAAACAAGCGTGAAGGCGACTTGACGGATCTGAAGTTTTTCACCACCGGTTTCGATCTTGAACTGGTAATGGATCCGTTTAACCGTAAGTTTAATCTTCTGGATCATAAAGAGAAAACCGACGAGGATGTGTTTATCGCTGTTCTTTTCAACAAACACAATACAATGGTGGATCGACTTAACGAAAAGAACACTTTCTTCCATTTCTTTGATCTGATCACTTGTCAGTATTTCGGTTATCGATGGGACGCCAACCATTCGCGTCAGCCTGATTATCGAGGATACGATCCGGCGCTCGGCGCCACGGAGTTGTGTGATTCGTCGGATGCCCTTCACGATCAGCCGTTCCTGGGGAACTGGAGTGAGTTCGTGCGGCCGATGCAATGGCTCGATCGGGAAACACTGTTGGAGTTCATCAAAGGTGCTGCCATCGAAGATCGACTGTTGAAGTTCTTTGAGGAGGATCGACTCGGTCCCAACTGGAAGAACGCTGAAGCGCCAACGCCTGAGCAACTGACCGAGTACGTACAGAAGAACTACCGCATAGGATATGTGAAATATCCTATGGAGACGTTGAAGAAGATGAAAGCCTGCCGCCTCAGTTGCGATCTGGCTTCGGCTGTTCTGGTAGCGACCGATATCGATGGTGACGGACTATGGGTAACGGCTGGAAAAGCTAACTGGGCTACGACCAATCCCAAACCTGCAGCTCTGGATGATTCGGTGGTTGTGTTGTTTGACCGGGCTGACGACTTCTATTTCTCGAACCATGTTCGAGTCGAAGGTCTGTTCTCGGAGGATGTCGTAATTGACAGCTTCCCGGAATGCGGTTTCGATATCCCGGACTTCGCGATATTGGATACACTGGTAATACCGTATCTAAGACAACATCCTGAGCAACATGTCTCAATCTATGGGTATGCCGACGGCACAGGCATGTCCCGGGAATGCCAGGAGAAAGACAGCAGTAGATACGAGGGCGACAACCAGGATCTGCTCTCCGAAGACCGTGCCAATGCAGTTATGACTTATCTGACCGCCGCCGGTATTCCGGCTGACCGGATTGATGTTGTCGGAGCGGGAGTGAAGATGCCGTACCGGCTCTATGAGCCGCGTGACCGGTGTGTGATCTTGCGCTTCTCGTTGTAG
- a CDS encoding ABC transporter substrate binding protein, giving the protein MPFRFAVIFALIGSLLLPAASPEAVSSPKTRFNIGFFEAGLAHQHDALRTEFVRQLRAIVPDTVEIVTIARGYREASWYRDSCRIKAAELAAEPNLDLMITLGPWVVEDLIEAGYEGPILALYRVDPMMEQLLDSTGRPRWDNLTVHYQPTRIARDLAVMAQVLKPKRVGFLFFPSGEEYPYLFAQSQAAAQQNGMELVNAIEYNNFGTYAFYKTYAVMRNKVDAVYLGPLWGLPSPRTKDFLKMLNNEGIPTFSYDGSEAVIRGAVVSNTGISVASEARYQADKAWKILKGAVPANLPIYFEPSTGLTINGDAARQCHVQFPNWVSSQAVYLAPAQEPDAVSYTLTDAVRRALDQHPEALARQDAVTAAQAAASEAWSGYLPQVGFEYRYRHNDDHTVANTENEIDQDQTRATLSLSQPILSLTTIRSAKAAEQAECQAEIDLARTDLDLELAVAQAYLGYLSATRRVDIEKDLARRILRNQELADARYELDKRMQFDFLRWEQEYQQASAALHQAEAARSAARAAFNSLMNMPPDQPIDLAPAPFGQANIQNDLMHLAAVVDDPVKWQRFQEYLIDKARRINPELRSYDNQVLLGQRLLDLNRAGFFPTISAEGAVHYTDELANRPGIFEEKHDTWYLGAALHLPLFSGGERFRERSRLKAELSRDEWTRDARMLDLAGRISSQMSLMASSGLNLPNLIDAEKLAGLTVDMVQEDYEAGRTTYLHLLDALRNLRQSQTTTLEMWQDYFTRLAELVRLIGWSSHDASTTYNNLFYNEAGKFLKSVAPDTTETP; this is encoded by the coding sequence ATGCCCTTTCGGTTCGCTGTCATTTTTGCCCTGATAGGCTCGTTGTTGCTCCCGGCTGCCTCGCCGGAAGCTGTATCATCACCTAAAACCAGGTTCAACATTGGCTTCTTTGAGGCCGGCCTGGCTCACCAGCACGATGCTCTCCGCACGGAATTCGTACGCCAACTCAGAGCGATCGTCCCCGACACCGTGGAAATCGTCACGATAGCCCGTGGTTATCGCGAGGCATCCTGGTACCGCGATTCATGTCGCATCAAAGCCGCCGAACTGGCCGCCGAACCCAACCTCGACCTGATGATAACTCTCGGTCCCTGGGTTGTCGAAGACCTCATCGAAGCCGGTTACGAGGGACCTATTCTCGCTCTATACCGTGTCGATCCGATGATGGAACAACTGCTCGATTCGACCGGAAGACCGCGCTGGGATAATCTCACCGTCCATTATCAACCCACTCGCATTGCCCGCGATCTGGCCGTCATGGCGCAGGTTCTCAAACCAAAACGGGTCGGCTTCCTCTTTTTCCCCAGCGGTGAGGAATACCCTTATCTTTTTGCCCAGTCTCAGGCCGCGGCCCAACAAAACGGCATGGAGCTGGTCAACGCCATCGAATACAACAACTTCGGAACCTATGCCTTTTATAAAACTTACGCCGTCATGCGTAATAAGGTCGATGCGGTTTATCTTGGACCACTCTGGGGACTCCCCAGTCCTCGAACAAAAGATTTCCTGAAGATGCTCAACAACGAGGGGATTCCCACTTTCAGTTATGACGGTTCTGAAGCTGTTATTCGCGGTGCTGTCGTATCCAACACCGGAATCTCTGTTGCTTCGGAAGCTCGTTATCAGGCCGATAAAGCCTGGAAAATTCTCAAGGGAGCCGTTCCGGCCAATTTACCCATTTATTTTGAACCTTCCACCGGGCTTACGATCAACGGCGACGCTGCTCGCCAATGTCACGTGCAGTTCCCCAACTGGGTCAGTTCTCAAGCCGTTTACCTGGCTCCGGCTCAGGAACCGGATGCTGTCTCCTACACCTTGACCGACGCTGTCCGGCGAGCACTCGACCAGCACCCGGAAGCTCTGGCGCGACAGGATGCTGTCACGGCAGCTCAGGCCGCCGCCTCCGAAGCCTGGTCGGGGTATCTTCCCCAGGTCGGTTTCGAATACCGCTACCGCCATAACGACGATCACACCGTAGCCAACACCGAGAATGAAATCGATCAGGACCAGACCCGAGCCACTCTTTCGCTGTCACAACCGATTTTGTCGCTGACCACGATTCGCTCGGCCAAAGCTGCCGAACAAGCCGAATGTCAGGCTGAAATAGATCTGGCGCGAACCGATCTGGACCTTGAACTCGCCGTGGCTCAAGCTTATTTAGGTTATCTCAGCGCCACCCGTCGCGTGGATATCGAAAAGGATTTAGCACGAAGAATCCTTCGCAATCAGGAACTGGCCGATGCCCGTTACGAACTCGATAAACGCATGCAGTTCGATTTCCTGCGCTGGGAACAGGAATACCAGCAGGCAAGCGCTGCCCTTCATCAGGCCGAGGCGGCCCGTAGTGCCGCCCGAGCGGCGTTTAACAGTCTGATGAACATGCCGCCCGACCAACCGATTGACCTTGCCCCCGCTCCGTTTGGACAAGCCAACATTCAAAACGACCTTATGCACCTCGCCGCCGTAGTCGACGATCCGGTCAAATGGCAGCGGTTTCAGGAATACCTTATCGACAAAGCCCGCCGTATCAATCCGGAATTGCGTTCGTACGACAACCAGGTCCTGCTCGGCCAACGACTTCTCGATCTCAATCGCGCCGGATTCTTCCCCACTATCTCCGCCGAGGGTGCGGTTCATTACACCGATGAACTGGCCAATCGTCCCGGAATTTTTGAGGAAAAACATGACACCTGGTATCTCGGAGCGGCTTTGCATCTTCCGTTGTTCTCCGGCGGAGAACGTTTTCGAGAGCGTTCGCGCCTCAAGGCCGAGTTGAGTCGGGATGAATGGACACGCGACGCCCGGATGCTGGACCTTGCCGGACGGATCTCATCGCAGATGTCGCTGATGGCTTCCTCCGGCTTGAACCTGCCCAATCTGATCGACGCCGAAAAGCTGGCCGGGTTGACGGTAGATATGGTCCAGGAGGATTACGAAGCGGGTCGTACTACCTATCTACACCTGCTTGATGCCCTGCGTAATTTGCGTCAGTCACAAACAACGACTCTGGAAATGTGGCAGGACTATTTCACGCGTCTGGCGGAACTGGTGCGCCTGATTGGCTGGTCCTCACATGACGCTAGCACGACTTACAACAACCTGTTCTATAATGAGGCCGGCAAATTCCTGAAAAGTGTCGCACCGGACACGACCGAAACTCCGTAG
- a CDS encoding response regulator, protein MKILVIDDEEMIRALARKIIERSGYEVLLAESGQDGIKLFSEHQNDIGLVILDLKMEGISGVETLRLIRQIVPNMPCIISSGQITDKDDLPEELATSVVFLQKPYRAGALAQLVDEHVINQPATTSE, encoded by the coding sequence TTGAAGATTTTGGTGATTGATGACGAAGAAATGATCCGCGCCCTTGCACGGAAGATTATCGAACGCTCCGGTTATGAGGTTCTTCTGGCCGAATCCGGTCAGGATGGGATCAAGCTTTTTTCAGAGCACCAGAACGACATCGGTCTGGTGATCCTGGACCTCAAAATGGAGGGTATTTCCGGTGTGGAGACTCTTCGTCTGATTCGTCAAATCGTCCCGAATATGCCTTGCATCATCTCCAGTGGTCAGATCACCGATAAAGACGATCTGCCCGAGGAACTCGCTACCTCAGTGGTTTTTCTTCAGAAACCATACCGAGCCGGAGCACTGGCGCAGTTGGTTGATGAACACGTTATTAACCAGCCGGCAACTACCTCCGAATGA
- a CDS encoding AtpZ/AtpI family protein, producing the protein MSILDPRRDKKDSKDLRQISLLTGAPMILLAAPLVGYGIGWWLDGKLGTEPYLAAIGAIMGVASAGMEIYNLIKKSGLTDNKDKDEG; encoded by the coding sequence GTGAGTATCCTTGACCCCCGGCGCGACAAAAAAGACAGTAAAGACCTTCGCCAGATAAGCTTACTGACCGGCGCGCCGATGATTCTTCTGGCCGCTCCACTAGTAGGCTATGGAATAGGCTGGTGGCTGGACGGCAAATTGGGAACAGAGCCGTATTTGGCGGCTATTGGCGCGATAATGGGTGTGGCATCAGCCGGAATGGAGATCTATAACTTGATCAAGAAATCCGGGCTGACCGATAATAAGGACAAAGATGAAGGATAG
- the atpB gene encoding F0F1 ATP synthase subunit A, whose product MLAVLSHIIALTGVRFGQFYVMVASAAEHGEEGGALTDPLPSLAYYIAHYCHAEWVEHWVNVFYAFAIALLFMFLAMRAYSKREMIPGPFQNAIEMIVEGLFNFFHSILGDDARKYAPFLGTLFIYILAMNWIGMLPLGHAPSTSLEITGSLAIIVFIYAQCVGIKRLGIGGYLHHMAGSPNDVIGWSMVILMFPLHLIGELAKPLSLALRLFGNITGEDTLIAVFVSLGVAITPFIGSIVGIPIQTPFYFLGLLLSTVQALVFSLLACIYILLMLPHEEHAH is encoded by the coding sequence ATGCTGGCAGTTCTTTCACACATTATAGCTCTTACCGGAGTTCGGTTCGGTCAGTTTTACGTGATGGTCGCCTCGGCGGCGGAGCATGGTGAAGAGGGCGGTGCTCTGACTGATCCCCTGCCCAGTCTGGCGTATTACATTGCTCATTATTGCCATGCGGAATGGGTTGAGCACTGGGTCAACGTGTTCTACGCTTTTGCTATCGCTCTGCTGTTCATGTTTCTGGCCATGCGGGCTTATTCCAAACGTGAAATGATCCCCGGTCCGTTCCAGAATGCGATCGAGATGATCGTGGAAGGCCTCTTCAATTTCTTCCATTCGATCCTGGGGGATGATGCACGCAAATATGCGCCCTTCCTCGGGACTCTGTTCATCTACATTCTGGCCATGAACTGGATCGGCATGTTGCCTCTCGGCCATGCACCCTCGACTTCGTTGGAAATTACCGGATCGCTGGCGATTATAGTTTTCATCTATGCCCAGTGTGTCGGTATCAAGCGTCTGGGCATCGGCGGGTACCTGCATCACATGGCGGGCAGTCCGAACGACGTTATCGGCTGGAGTATGGTAATCCTGATGTTCCCGCTGCACTTGATCGGTGAACTGGCCAAGCCGCTTTCACTGGCCTTACGTCTATTCGGTAACATCACTGGTGAAGATACGTTGATTGCGGTTTTCGTGAGTCTGGGTGTTGCGATCACGCCGTTTATCGGCAGCATTGTCGGTATCCCGATTCAGACGCCGTTCTATTTCCTGGGTTTATTGCTGTCGACAGTACAGGCGTTGGTGTTCAGCCTGCTGGCGTGCATTTACATATTGCTGATGCTGCCCCATGAGGAGCATGCTCATTAA
- the atpE gene encoding ATP synthase F0 subunit C has protein sequence MEHFGAMLGLAAPLGLGLAAVGSAYGIGRAVGSAMEAMGRQPEAAGKIQVAMIIGAAFIEALTIYALIAFFIAMGKLG, from the coding sequence ATGGAACATTTTGGTGCAATGTTGGGTCTGGCCGCTCCGTTGGGTCTTGGTTTGGCGGCTGTCGGTTCTGCTTACGGCATCGGTCGTGCGGTCGGTTCAGCCATGGAAGCCATGGGTCGCCAGCCGGAAGCGGCGGGCAAGATTCAGGTGGCCATGATCATCGGCGCCGCCTTTATCGAAGCTTTGACGATTTACGCCCTCATCGCCTTCTTCATCGCGATGGGTAAGCTGGGCTAA
- the atpF gene encoding F0F1 ATP synthase subunit B: MEITLIPDLPRLITHAVGFLITFWVLKKFAWQPLLSLMEERRNKIAAEFQNIDDEKAKAAELVAEYEAKLKDIDSERREKLLEAVNEGKKIADDIKLAAQEEAKKAAVKAKDELDRDVVKAKVQLKDDMVSITIAAAEKILKEKLDDAKHRELIGRFIDNVEKA, encoded by the coding sequence ATGGAAATAACTCTTATTCCAGATCTGCCACGGCTAATCACGCACGCTGTCGGTTTTCTGATCACCTTCTGGGTGTTGAAGAAATTTGCCTGGCAACCGCTTTTGTCTTTGATGGAGGAGCGGCGCAATAAAATTGCGGCCGAGTTCCAGAACATCGACGATGAGAAAGCCAAGGCTGCCGAACTAGTCGCCGAATACGAAGCCAAGCTCAAGGACATCGACTCCGAACGGCGCGAGAAGCTGCTCGAAGCGGTCAATGAGGGCAAGAAGATCGCGGATGATATCAAGCTGGCGGCACAGGAAGAGGCCAAAAAGGCCGCTGTCAAAGCCAAAGACGAACTTGATCGCGATGTGGTAAAGGCGAAGGTACAGCTTAAAGACGACATGGTCAGCATTACCATTGCAGCGGCTGAGAAGATTCTCAAAGAAAAGCTCGACGATGCCAAGCACCGTGAGTTGATCGGCCGCTTCATTGATAACGTGGAGAAAGCGTAA
- the atpH gene encoding ATP synthase F1 subunit delta, whose protein sequence is MLAQEVAKKYANGLFLSVKGKKKVDLAYEQLQQLSELIEKDPTILHFLVAPHVLDENKLALLRDVFTGRLDPLFVELMILLVEKHRAGFLHEIIDEFVRLVEAEKGIARCTVITAVAIDNDERQKLNEKLVARTDLKVILEEKVDPAILGGMIVILHNEIIDGSVRRGLDLIGEQLAKVRVH, encoded by the coding sequence ATGCTAGCTCAGGAAGTTGCCAAGAAATACGCCAACGGCCTGTTTCTATCGGTCAAGGGTAAGAAAAAGGTCGATTTGGCCTACGAACAATTGCAGCAATTGTCGGAACTTATAGAGAAAGATCCGACCATCCTGCATTTCTTGGTGGCCCCGCATGTGCTGGATGAGAACAAACTGGCTCTGTTGCGCGATGTTTTCACCGGTCGGCTCGATCCACTGTTCGTGGAGTTGATGATATTACTGGTTGAGAAACACCGCGCCGGCTTTTTGCACGAGATCATTGATGAATTCGTCCGCCTGGTCGAGGCTGAGAAGGGTATCGCCCGCTGCACCGTCATAACAGCGGTGGCGATCGATAACGACGAACGGCAGAAGCTGAACGAGAAGCTGGTGGCCAGAACCGATCTTAAGGTTATCCTCGAAGAAAAGGTCGATCCCGCGATTTTGGGAGGCATGATAGTCATCCTGCACAATGAGATTATCGATGGCTCGGTGCGTCGGGGACTGGACCTGATCGGAGAGCAGTTAGCCAAAGTCAGGGTCCACTGA